The Sulfurimonas lithotrophica genome includes a region encoding these proteins:
- a CDS encoding peptidase M42: MEQFYDIIKQLIRIPSVVGAEHPFFLFIKRELEEIGVSVEYYDGVLVAKGDKPGSGYLSSHVDRHGLICTGHNEFQYAAYIAKNRADLTGTSNSEQILHNFTMRFVDEKVQAYEPWSGTYLGMGIIKEAFLCTRRNNIIFKVDGFEYLFPGTPIAFMDKLVFQDDLISAQLDNVISVAIIIYMYHKGYKGTAFFTASEEAGKSWRFLLEYFRRFAISTNELLVLDTSPYSSLEDIQNLDVILRHRDQNAAFKSPLKNTIKKIAIDNNIKYHFKDAYLKNIMKQTGIKGSLGTTELGRIIQATKGEIQGTTLQIPTIGYHTVNETCYTKSVESMITILSKLYLEDAK; encoded by the coding sequence ATGGAACAATTTTACGATATTATTAAACAGCTTATCCGCATACCGAGTGTTGTCGGAGCTGAGCATCCTTTCTTTTTGTTTATCAAACGCGAACTTGAAGAGATAGGGGTTAGTGTTGAATATTACGACGGTGTTTTGGTAGCAAAAGGTGATAAACCGGGGAGCGGTTATCTCTCTTCACACGTAGATAGACACGGTCTTATCTGTACAGGTCATAATGAATTTCAATATGCTGCATATATAGCCAAAAACAGGGCTGACCTTACAGGTACATCAAATTCTGAACAGATACTGCACAACTTTACGATGCGATTTGTAGATGAGAAAGTTCAAGCGTATGAGCCTTGGTCTGGAACATATCTTGGAATGGGAATTATAAAAGAAGCTTTTTTATGTACCAGACGCAACAATATTATCTTTAAAGTAGATGGTTTTGAGTATCTTTTTCCCGGTACGCCGATAGCATTTATGGATAAACTTGTTTTTCAAGACGATCTCATATCTGCACAGCTTGATAATGTAATATCGGTAGCAATAATCATATATATGTACCATAAAGGTTATAAAGGTACGGCTTTTTTTACGGCTTCTGAAGAGGCGGGAAAGAGCTGGAGGTTTTTATTGGAGTATTTTAGACGATTTGCTATATCCACAAACGAACTTCTTGTTTTGGATACAAGTCCATATTCTTCTTTGGAGGATATACAAAATCTTGACGTTATTTTAAGACATAGGGATCAAAATGCAGCTTTTAAATCACCGCTTAAAAATACTATCAAAAAAATAGCGATTGACAACAATATAAAGTATCATTTTAAAGATGCATATCTAAAAAATATTATGAAACAAACGGGAATAAAAGGCTCACTCGGAACTACGGAACTCGGTCGTATAATTCAAGCGACAAAAGGCGAGATTCAAGGAACTACACTTCAAATCCCGACTATAGGTTACCATACGGTTAATGAAACCTGCTATACAAAATCGGTTGAGAGTATGATAACCATTTTAAGCAAGTTGTATTTAGAAGATGCCAAATAA
- a CDS encoding cytochrome C → MKKVLLTLAVSSIVTFASADEKTIKATMSLMTQGMAQIQHGFAYSNRMDVENGIKVLENANAIFSKVDVTTFIENNNKVQVTKNINENLAENLEKFKKAVKAQDYTESTKYYGQVTSNCIACHRTIRGW, encoded by the coding sequence ATGAAAAAAGTACTTTTAACATTAGCTGTAAGTTCTATTGTGACATTTGCAAGTGCAGATGAAAAAACTATTAAAGCAACTATGAGTTTAATGACTCAAGGGATGGCTCAGATACAACATGGATTTGCATATTCAAATAGAATGGATGTTGAAAACGGAATAAAAGTTTTAGAAAATGCTAATGCAATCTTTAGTAAGGTTGATGTTACGACATTTATTGAAAACAATAACAAAGTTCAGGTGACTAAAAATATCAATGAAAATTTAGCAGAAAACTTAGAAAAATTTAAAAAAGCCGTAAAAGCTCAAGATTATACTGAATCGACAAAATATTATGGTCAAGTTACAAGTAACTGTATTGCTTGTCACAGAACTATTAGAGGTTGGTAA
- a CDS encoding enoyl-ACP reductase, translated as MKDKVLFVSGGTRGIGKAIVYAFAERGCNVAFTYASSADSANEIIADVEAKYGVKARAYKLDILEPNTYKDVYKEFDEDFDRLDFFISNAIISGRAVVGGFAPFMRLKPKGLGNIWTATVEAFVVGAQEAARRMEKTGGGSIISMSSTGNLVYTPNYAGHGTNKAAVETMVKYAAAELGDMNIRVNAVSGGPIDTDALKAFPNYEEVKAEVVNRSPLNRMGEAEDLTGACLFLCQNDASWLTGQTIVVDGGTSFQ; from the coding sequence GTGAAAGATAAAGTATTATTTGTAAGTGGTGGAACTCGTGGAATCGGTAAAGCTATCGTTTATGCATTTGCCGAGCGTGGATGTAATGTAGCATTTACTTATGCATCCAGTGCAGATTCAGCAAACGAGATTATCGCAGATGTTGAAGCAAAGTACGGGGTAAAAGCACGTGCATATAAACTAGACATTTTAGAGCCAAATACATACAAAGACGTATATAAAGAGTTCGATGAGGACTTTGATAGACTAGACTTCTTTATATCTAACGCTATTATCTCAGGTCGCGCGGTTGTAGGTGGTTTTGCTCCGTTTATGAGACTAAAACCAAAAGGTCTTGGAAATATCTGGACTGCGACTGTTGAAGCTTTCGTAGTTGGTGCTCAGGAAGCGGCACGTAGAATGGAAAAAACTGGAGGCGGAAGCATCATCTCTATGAGTTCAACCGGTAACTTGGTATATACTCCAAACTACGCTGGTCACGGTACTAACAAAGCGGCAGTTGAGACAATGGTAAAATACGCAGCGGCTGAGCTTGGCGATATGAACATCCGTGTAAATGCGGTAAGCGGTGGTCCAATCGATACGGATGCACTTAAAGCATTCCCTAACTATGAGGAAGTAAAAGCTGAAGTTGTTAATCGTTCACCGCTTAACCGTATGGGTGAAGCTGAAGATTTAACAGGAGCTTGTTTATTCTTATGCCAAAACGATGCTTCTTGGCTAACCGGTCAGACTATCGTTGTTGACGGCGGGACTTCTTTTCAATAA
- the dapA gene encoding 4-hydroxy-tetrahydrodipicolinate synthase, giving the protein MDIVTGSSTALITPFRNGELDEQSFAKLIQRQIDNGIDAVCPVGTTGESATLTSDEDIRCMEIAVEVCKGTNTKVLAGAGSNSTNEAINTAKRALECGVDAIFSVSPYYNKPSQEGLYQHYKTIADSVPELPFMLYNVPGRTGVDITADTVERLYNDCKNIFGIKEATGSLERTVELLSRMPELKVFSGDDAIDYPILANGGAGITSVTSNLMPDLKSELVKRALEGDFAGAKEINDKLYPLNKIMFCESNPIPIKAAMYIAGLIETLEYRLPLTPPSAANMKSIEEVMKNYDIKGL; this is encoded by the coding sequence ATGGATATTGTAACCGGTTCAAGCACTGCACTGATAACTCCGTTTAGAAACGGCGAGTTAGACGAGCAGTCTTTTGCAAAACTAATACAAAGACAGATAGATAACGGCATAGATGCAGTTTGTCCAGTTGGAACTACTGGTGAGAGTGCTACACTAACTTCAGATGAAGACATCAGATGTATGGAGATAGCTGTAGAAGTTTGTAAAGGTACAAACACTAAAGTTCTTGCAGGTGCAGGAAGCAACTCGACAAATGAAGCTATCAACACTGCTAAACGCGCACTTGAATGTGGCGTAGATGCTATATTTTCCGTAAGTCCATATTACAACAAACCTTCTCAAGAGGGTCTATATCAACACTATAAAACTATTGCAGACTCAGTTCCTGAACTTCCGTTTATGCTTTACAACGTACCTGGTCGTACAGGAGTTGACATAACTGCCGATACGGTTGAGAGACTTTACAACGACTGTAAAAATATTTTTGGTATAAAAGAAGCTACTGGAAGTTTAGAGCGTACAGTTGAGCTGTTAAGCCGTATGCCAGAGTTAAAGGTATTCTCTGGTGACGATGCAATTGATTATCCTATTCTTGCAAACGGTGGAGCGGGAATCACTTCTGTTACATCAAACTTGATGCCGGACTTAAAAAGTGAACTTGTTAAACGTGCATTAGAGGGTGATTTTGCAGGTGCAAAAGAGATAAATGACAAACTATACCCACTTAACAAAATCATGTTTTGTGAATCAAACCCTATCCCTATTAAAGCGGCTATGTATATAGCAGGTTTGATTGAGACTTTAGAGTATAGACTTCCATTAACGCCTCCAAGTGCTGCTAATATGAAATCTATAGAAGAAGTTATGAAAAATTACGACATTAAAGGACTGTAA
- a CDS encoding YggS family pyridoxal phosphate-dependent enzyme, whose amino-acid sequence MNEVEYKIYIDDVIRRVESARIKVNAHHIVKIVAISKYSDVQEIKNLYNIGQRAFGENKVQDLKAKSNELEDLPLEWHFVGNLQKNKINNLLDLKPSLFHGLDSLDIAQEIQKKCEAKNTTLNALLQINSAKEESKHGVMPEDALEVYEQIQKKCPNIKLKGVMSIGAHSDDKALVRKSFETTHEIYKKCKDATICSMGMSGDFELAIECGSNMVRLGSIMFNK is encoded by the coding sequence GTGAACGAAGTTGAATATAAAATATATATAGATGATGTAATCAGACGTGTTGAGAGTGCAAGAATCAAAGTAAATGCTCATCATATAGTTAAAATAGTAGCTATCAGTAAATACTCGGATGTACAAGAGATAAAAAATCTTTATAACATCGGACAGCGTGCTTTTGGAGAAAATAAAGTTCAAGATTTAAAAGCAAAGTCAAATGAACTAGAAGATTTACCATTGGAATGGCATTTTGTAGGTAATCTTCAAAAAAATAAAATAAATAATCTTCTAGATTTAAAACCATCTCTGTTTCATGGACTTGATTCGCTTGATATTGCACAAGAAATTCAAAAAAAATGTGAAGCAAAAAATACAACTCTAAATGCCTTATTACAGATAAACTCTGCAAAAGAGGAATCTAAACACGGTGTAATGCCCGAAGATGCTTTAGAAGTATATGAGCAGATTCAAAAAAAGTGTCCAAATATAAAGCTAAAAGGCGTGATGAGCATCGGAGCTCACAGCGATGATAAAGCTTTAGTTCGTAAAAGTTTTGAGACTACACACGAAATCTATAAAAAATGTAAAGATGCTACAATCTGTTCTATGGGAATGAGCGGGGATTTTGAGCTGGCTATAGAGTGCGGATCGAATATGGTTAGACTAGGAAGTATAATGTTCAACAAATAA
- the rseP gene encoding RIP metalloprotease RseP, whose translation MSWLVSLLVLSALIFFHELGHYFAARLMGVYVEVFSIGFGKKVLSFKKWGTEWAIATIPLGGYVKMKGQDDADPTKKSFDEDSYNSKTPLQRMFILFAGPLANFILAYFLYFFIALGGPQILSPVIGTVVENSPAFTAGLKTNDVVKEINGVEINTWKEMAKIIENSEGSLSLKIERDGFLEFKTLTPKITETENMFKEKVQKKMIGIGSAGVSHKLELSLNETLSYATEQTVFASTMIFTGLQKLITGDVPAKELGGVISIVKLTSDATDAGWMSVLFFAALISVNLGVLNLLPIPALDGGHIMFNFYEMITKHTPSEAVLVKLTIAGWVVLFGLMGLGLFNDINRLMG comes from the coding sequence ATGAGTTGGTTAGTTTCACTTCTTGTACTCTCGGCACTTATATTTTTTCATGAGCTTGGACACTACTTTGCTGCAAGACTTATGGGTGTATATGTAGAGGTTTTTAGTATAGGTTTTGGTAAAAAAGTGCTGAGTTTTAAAAAATGGGGAACTGAGTGGGCTATCGCTACCATACCTTTAGGCGGGTATGTAAAAATGAAAGGTCAAGACGACGCAGATCCCACTAAAAAAAGTTTTGATGAAGACAGTTACAACTCAAAAACACCGCTTCAAAGAATGTTCATACTTTTTGCAGGTCCTCTTGCCAACTTTATTCTGGCATATTTTCTTTACTTTTTCATAGCACTCGGCGGTCCTCAAATCTTATCTCCTGTTATCGGTACAGTGGTTGAAAATTCACCTGCTTTTACTGCAGGACTTAAAACAAACGATGTTGTTAAAGAGATAAACGGTGTTGAAATAAATACGTGGAAAGAGATGGCTAAAATCATTGAAAATTCTGAGGGTTCATTAAGTCTTAAAATTGAACGCGACGGATTTTTAGAGTTTAAAACTTTAACACCTAAAATAACCGAAACCGAAAATATGTTCAAAGAAAAGGTTCAAAAAAAGATGATAGGTATAGGGAGTGCGGGAGTATCGCATAAACTTGAACTATCTTTGAATGAGACCTTGTCTTATGCAACTGAGCAGACTGTATTTGCATCTACTATGATATTCACGGGACTTCAAAAGCTTATAACGGGAGATGTACCTGCAAAAGAACTTGGAGGGGTTATAAGCATCGTTAAACTTACCTCAGATGCTACCGATGCGGGATGGATGAGTGTGCTGTTTTTTGCGGCACTTATCTCTGTGAACTTGGGTGTTTTAAATCTGCTTCCTATCCCTGCACTTGACGGCGGACATATAATGTTTAACTTTTATGAGATGATAACTAAACACACGCCGAGTGAAGCTGTACTTGTTAAACTTACTATTGCAGGATGGGTTGTGCTGTTTGGGCTTATGGGACTTGGACTATTTAACGATATTAATAGGTTGATGGGCTAA
- the metE gene encoding 5-methyltetrahydropteroyltriglutamate--homocysteine S-methyltransferase translates to MQKNYILGFPRIGEQRELKAILESFWSGKTNFKEVKKIASELKKRHWLYQKEAGIDYISSNDFSLYDNMLDTAIMFGAIPKRFQHLNGEQRYFAMARGDKDSVAMEMTKWFNTNYHYIVPELSLDDEYKLDATKIVDEYNEAKELGIKTKVNIIGPITFVGLSKRVDSKDTFELYHKILPLYEQLLKEISNLDDEIVVQIDEPFFVKDNDTKVLSLIKPTYDLLANVSQNIKIIVSTYFEHSNEATNILINTPIWALGLDFIHGDGNLDSLEKISNSSKILIAGIVDGRNIWKNNIDKTLDLLEHIGRYVDNEQIIISSSCSLLHVPFSLKYEQNMDSELKNWLSYAVEKLDEISLISKLFFEGKDALSEEEKKLLENNTEANNSRKNSKLVHDKEVALRVENLSKLERDGAYEDRIKLQKELLAYDDLTTTTIGSFPQTPQIREARRDFKKGTLTKELYEKKMKDYIDECVKVQEDCGIDVLVHGEPERNDMVEYFGEQLKGYGFSENGWVQSYGSRCVKPPFIYGDISRPKPMTVEWITYAQSKTNKIMKGMLTGPVTILNWSFVRDDKTRDEVSKQIALAISDEIDDLQNAGIKIIQVDEAAFKEGYPLRKEKIKLYEDWAVRDFKISVSSAKQETQIHTHMCYSEFNDIIKTIEAMDADVISIETARSGNELLKIFKEVGYKQEVGPGVYDIHSPRIPSVEEIVKQIELLLEVLPKEQLWINPDCGLKTRKYEEVIPSLKNMVEAVKIIKSNQKL, encoded by the coding sequence ATGCAAAAAAATTACATACTAGGATTCCCACGTATAGGTGAACAAAGAGAATTAAAAGCAATATTGGAGAGCTTTTGGTCAGGCAAAACAAACTTTAAAGAGGTTAAAAAAATAGCAAGTGAATTAAAAAAACGTCACTGGTTATATCAAAAAGAGGCAGGTATTGATTATATAAGTTCAAACGACTTCAGTTTATACGACAATATGCTAGATACTGCCATTATGTTTGGAGCTATCCCAAAAAGATTTCAGCATCTAAACGGCGAACAGAGATACTTCGCTATGGCTAGAGGAGATAAAGACTCGGTAGCTATGGAGATGACAAAATGGTTTAACACAAACTACCACTACATAGTACCTGAGCTGAGCCTAGATGATGAATACAAACTTGATGCCACAAAAATCGTAGATGAGTACAATGAAGCAAAAGAGTTAGGTATAAAAACAAAGGTAAACATCATAGGTCCAATAACTTTCGTGGGTCTCTCAAAAAGAGTTGATTCTAAAGACACATTTGAGCTTTACCACAAGATACTGCCTCTTTATGAACAACTACTTAAAGAAATCTCCAATTTAGATGATGAGATTGTAGTTCAAATAGATGAGCCGTTTTTTGTAAAAGACAACGACACAAAAGTACTAAGCCTTATTAAACCGACATATGATCTTTTGGCAAATGTGTCCCAAAATATAAAGATAATCGTTAGTACATATTTTGAGCACTCAAATGAGGCTACTAATATACTCATAAACACTCCTATCTGGGCACTTGGACTAGACTTTATCCATGGAGACGGCAATTTAGATTCACTTGAAAAAATATCTAATAGTTCTAAAATATTAATAGCAGGTATAGTAGATGGAAGAAATATCTGGAAAAATAATATTGATAAAACTTTAGATTTATTAGAGCATATTGGAAGATATGTAGATAATGAGCAGATAATTATATCTTCATCATGTTCGCTTTTACATGTTCCGTTTAGCTTGAAGTATGAGCAAAATATGGATAGTGAACTAAAAAACTGGTTAAGTTATGCAGTTGAAAAACTTGATGAAATTTCACTTATATCAAAGCTGTTTTTTGAAGGAAAAGATGCATTAAGTGAAGAAGAAAAAAAACTATTAGAAAATAATACAGAGGCAAATAACTCACGTAAAAATTCAAAACTTGTACATGATAAAGAAGTAGCCCTAAGAGTAGAGAATCTTTCTAAACTTGAACGTGACGGAGCATATGAAGATAGAATAAAACTGCAAAAAGAACTTTTAGCTTATGATGACTTAACAACTACAACAATCGGTTCTTTTCCACAAACTCCACAAATTAGAGAGGCAAGACGCGACTTTAAAAAAGGCACTTTAACTAAAGAACTTTACGAGAAAAAGATGAAAGATTATATCGATGAATGTGTAAAAGTTCAAGAAGATTGCGGTATAGACGTACTTGTACACGGCGAGCCTGAGAGAAACGACATGGTCGAATACTTTGGTGAACAGCTAAAAGGTTATGGATTTAGCGAAAACGGTTGGGTACAAAGTTATGGAAGCAGATGTGTAAAACCACCCTTTATATATGGAGATATATCACGTCCGAAACCAATGACGGTAGAGTGGATAACATATGCACAAAGTAAAACGAACAAAATAATGAAAGGGATGTTAACAGGTCCCGTAACTATACTAAATTGGTCGTTTGTGCGTGACGACAAGACACGAGATGAAGTTTCAAAACAGATAGCACTTGCTATCAGCGATGAGATAGATGATTTGCAAAATGCAGGGATTAAGATTATCCAAGTTGATGAAGCTGCGTTTAAAGAGGGATATCCGCTTAGAAAAGAGAAAATAAAACTCTATGAAGATTGGGCAGTTAGAGATTTTAAAATATCCGTTAGCAGTGCAAAACAAGAGACACAAATACATACACATATGTGCTACAGTGAGTTTAACGACATAATAAAAACAATAGAAGCTATGGATGCAGATGTAATCTCTATAGAAACCGCAAGAAGCGGTAATGAGCTTCTAAAGATATTTAAAGAGGTCGGTTACAAACAAGAGGTAGGTCCGGGTGTATATGATATCCACTCGCCTAGAATACCAAGCGTGGAGGAGATAGTAAAACAAATAGAACTTCTTTTAGAGGTACTTCCTAAAGAGCAGTTATGGATAAACCCGGATTGTGGTCTAAAAACAAGAAAATACGAAGAGGTTATACCAAGTTTAAAAAATATGGTTGAAGCAGTAAAAATCATTAAAAGCAATCAGAAGCTTTAG
- a CDS encoding NAD(P)/FAD-dependent oxidoreductase — translation MPNKNIRYDVIVIGAGAAGMIAAITAAKDGKKVLLLEKLPQIGAKLKATGGGRCNLGNTLSQDEFMSKFGRDGRFMQDALKAFSKDDMQDFFRSIGVETHSPDGFRIFPTSHSSSTILDALQKTMDDLNIEVLTSQRVEEILGHNAEIIGIKTSASTYKSKNIILATGGLGYPMLGAEGDGFELTKPFGHSTTKLYPAMMPLFTKETWVENCRADTIAKTTMKVDMKKHKKLVAYGDLIFTKKGIRGPVVLDFAREITPLIEKYGEVPTLVNLTKGKNEDELLKELKEKQNINTDASIFELVKSILPEALSKELLKLCEIDADKKLKDIDGVKKEKLLKTLAWTPLTINAHDGFKMAMITRGGIKLNEINPKTMQSKLIKGLYFCGEVMNIDGPCGGYNLQWSFSSGYLAGKLLS, via the coding sequence ATGCCAAATAAAAATATACGATATGATGTTATTGTTATAGGAGCCGGAGCTGCAGGAATGATTGCGGCAATAACGGCTGCAAAAGACGGCAAAAAAGTACTTTTACTTGAAAAACTACCGCAAATCGGAGCAAAACTAAAAGCTACGGGCGGTGGTAGATGCAACCTTGGAAATACCCTATCCCAAGATGAATTTATGTCAAAATTCGGCAGAGACGGACGTTTTATGCAAGATGCATTAAAAGCATTTTCCAAAGATGATATGCAAGATTTTTTTCGCTCAATAGGCGTTGAAACTCATTCACCTGACGGATTTAGGATTTTTCCGACTTCACACTCATCATCGACTATATTAGATGCCCTGCAAAAAACCATGGATGATCTAAACATAGAGGTTTTAACATCTCAAAGAGTTGAAGAGATACTGGGACACAACGCTGAAATAATCGGGATAAAAACATCTGCATCTACATACAAAAGTAAAAATATCATTTTAGCTACGGGCGGACTTGGTTATCCTATGCTTGGGGCTGAGGGTGATGGTTTTGAATTAACAAAGCCGTTTGGACATTCTACTACAAAGCTTTATCCCGCAATGATGCCGCTGTTTACAAAAGAGACTTGGGTAGAGAACTGCCGTGCAGATACCATAGCCAAAACAACTATGAAAGTAGATATGAAAAAGCATAAAAAACTTGTCGCTTACGGAGATTTGATTTTTACAAAAAAAGGCATACGAGGTCCTGTGGTTTTAGACTTTGCTAGGGAAATAACACCCCTTATAGAAAAATACGGTGAAGTCCCTACTCTAGTGAACCTAACAAAAGGCAAAAATGAAGATGAACTCTTAAAAGAACTTAAAGAAAAACAGAACATAAATACCGATGCTTCTATATTTGAACTTGTTAAAAGCATATTGCCCGAAGCCCTTTCAAAAGAGCTACTAAAACTCTGTGAGATAGATGCAGATAAAAAACTAAAAGATATAGATGGAGTTAAAAAAGAGAAACTTCTAAAAACTCTGGCTTGGACACCGCTTACTATAAACGCACATGATGGTTTTAAAATGGCTATGATAACAAGAGGCGGAATCAAACTCAATGAGATAAATCCAAAAACCATGCAAAGTAAGCTGATAAAAGGGCTTTATTTTTGCGGTGAGGTTATGAATATAGACGGACCTTGTGGAGGTTATAATCTTCAATGGAGTTTTTCAAGCGGATACTTAGCGGGAAAACTCCTAAGCTAA
- the pgsA gene encoding CDP-diacylglycerol--glycerol-3-phosphate 3-phosphatidyltransferase, with the protein MFNLPNLLAFGRILLAPLLFWVILNPEAFTSNNFHITWNYYFAALIFVLASVTDFFDGYIAREWDQMTLLGGIIDPLADKMLTLAGFLGLMMVGEASAWAIYIIIVRELFITGVRTVAVSEGLDVKASFAGKVKTVAQMFAIGFLIMHWEGGAELLWFATFLTVYSGLEYLYGFRKALLKDELEQF; encoded by the coding sequence TTGTTTAACTTACCAAATTTACTAGCTTTTGGCAGAATCCTTTTAGCACCGCTTCTTTTTTGGGTTATTTTAAATCCTGAAGCTTTTACGAGCAATAACTTTCATATAACATGGAACTACTACTTTGCGGCACTTATTTTTGTACTTGCATCCGTTACCGATTTTTTTGACGGTTATATCGCTAGGGAATGGGATCAGATGACACTTCTTGGCGGAATAATCGACCCTCTTGCGGATAAGATGCTAACACTTGCAGGTTTTTTAGGTCTTATGATGGTTGGAGAGGCTTCGGCATGGGCTATTTATATCATAATTGTTCGTGAGCTTTTTATTACGGGTGTCCGAACTGTTGCCGTTAGTGAAGGGCTTGACGTAAAAGCCAGTTTTGCCGGAAAAGTAAAAACCGTTGCTCAGATGTTTGCAATAGGCTTCTTGATAATGCACTGGGAAGGCGGAGCCGAGCTTTTATGGTTTGCAACATTTTTAACTGTTTACTCGGGACTGGAATATCTGTACGGCTTTAGAAAAGCACTTTTAAAAGATGAATTGGAGCAGTTTTAA
- a CDS encoding MTH1187 family thiamine-binding protein — MSVLLEFSMFPTSDDCRDGSSVSKQVSKIIDAIDKSGISYQLTPMGTVIETETMREALDIIELAYEQLDCDRIYSALKFDIRKNSKNRLKSKIKSVEKTLKREINT, encoded by the coding sequence ATGAGTGTTTTATTAGAATTTAGTATGTTCCCTACTTCAGATGATTGTCGTGACGGTTCATCCGTATCAAAACAAGTCAGTAAAATTATAGATGCTATCGATAAAAGCGGCATAAGTTATCAACTTACACCGATGGGTACCGTTATTGAAACAGAAACTATGCGTGAGGCTTTAGATATTATAGAACTTGCATATGAGCAGCTTGATTGCGATAGAATATATTCAGCTTTAAAATTTGATATAAGAAAAAACTCTAAAAACAGACTCAAAAGTAAAATAAAATCTGTTGAAAAAACACTTAAAAGAGAAATAAATACATAA
- a CDS encoding tRNA-uridine aminocarboxypropyltransferase — translation MTIYGDREKCYKCYRPKSSCMCGYIQAFDTNTKFVILMHPKEFKKVKNNTGFFTHLTLQNSELFIGIDFNKHKRINEIINKYESFILYPSVDAIDISVNNPLVESKKDMAIFIIDATWSCAKQIFEKSKNLKDLGHLSFTTNKTSQYQIKVQPESNYLSTIESTHHVIELLNGWGVEKIDNKYLDNFLNPFFEMIKYQQELIKNPLSNSVRYKPKSRNLK, via the coding sequence ATGACCATATACGGTGATAGAGAAAAATGTTACAAGTGCTACAGACCAAAAAGTTCATGTATGTGCGGATATATACAAGCATTTGATACAAATACGAAATTTGTAATACTAATGCATCCAAAAGAGTTTAAAAAAGTAAAAAACAACACAGGTTTCTTTACTCATTTGACGCTTCAAAACTCGGAGTTGTTTATAGGTATAGATTTTAATAAACATAAACGCATAAACGAGATTATAAACAAATATGAAAGTTTTATACTCTATCCGAGTGTAGATGCTATAGACATAAGTGTAAATAACCCTTTAGTTGAATCTAAAAAAGATATGGCTATATTTATTATAGACGCGACATGGAGTTGTGCCAAACAAATATTTGAGAAAAGCAAGAACTTAAAAGATTTAGGGCATCTTAGTTTTACTACAAACAAAACATCGCAGTATCAGATTAAGGTCCAACCTGAATCAAATTATCTCTCCACTATAGAATCAACACACCATGTCATAGAGCTCTTAAACGGATGGGGAGTTGAAAAAATTGATAATAAATATTTAGATAATTTTTTAAATCCTTTTTTTGAAATGATAAAATATCAACAAGAACTCATAAAAAATCCACTTAGTAACTCAGTTAGATATAAACCTAAAAGTAGAAATCTTAAATAA